The following coding sequences are from one Candidatus Nitrohelix vancouverensis window:
- a CDS encoding potassium transporter Kef, with product MVLLLLVSLPINIIFHKVKLPSVMGFIVAGVVIGPYGLKLVDDVESVNHLAEIGVILLLFVVGLEFSISRLIKNFIPLLAAGGAQLTFTGLAIYGILSYYGVPQNQSILLSALGAISSTAIVMKMITDRAELETLHGQTCIGILLVQDLAVVPLILMIPLLAGTAEGGSSSVGMAFLISVVAVTALVVVSRLLVPKALSWVARYGSSEHLTLLVILIILGAGLASESLGLSLAMGAFIAGIIISDSEYSHQIFLDILPLRDYFSAIFFISIGMLLNLSIFIESGTLIFTLLAALVVVKIAGAFLSAVVTKNSSRISFVVGLRLAQAGEFSLVLAKIALDEGIFEASQYQIFLIVSTLSMLIAPLLIQGSSKWSLRLFGAGDETAEGPKKSSGSLKDHVIVVGYGHGGQNLSKVLNEIQIPFQIIELDGESVRRALIENFKVLYGDSTRANILVQAGIMRAKAIVFAISDFQATEQGIKLSRKLNPDIHILVRTRFAREVEELTNAGADQVIAEEFETSIEIFSRVLREFKIPSNVIEQQIELVRMEGYGMFRGISLDAENLRKFSTYLTATLTESYQVSGECWANGKTVEALHLKALSGAQLIAVVRGNEVTADPDAAFSVVAGDVLVLFGRHASLVKARKIIEIGDGACEKS from the coding sequence ATGGTGTTGCTGTTGTTGGTGTCTCTGCCAATCAATATTATATTTCACAAAGTGAAACTGCCGTCGGTGATGGGTTTCATCGTAGCGGGCGTTGTGATCGGCCCCTATGGATTGAAACTGGTGGACGACGTCGAGTCGGTGAACCACCTGGCAGAAATCGGCGTGATTCTGCTGTTGTTTGTTGTGGGGCTTGAATTTTCGATAAGCCGATTGATTAAAAACTTCATCCCCTTACTGGCCGCGGGTGGAGCGCAGTTGACCTTCACCGGTCTGGCGATCTATGGCATCCTTTCGTATTATGGCGTGCCGCAGAATCAAAGCATCTTGTTGTCTGCGCTGGGGGCGATCAGTAGCACCGCCATCGTCATGAAAATGATTACGGACCGTGCAGAACTTGAAACACTGCATGGCCAGACCTGCATTGGAATATTGCTGGTGCAGGATTTGGCGGTGGTCCCGCTCATATTGATGATTCCCTTGTTGGCGGGAACGGCAGAAGGCGGATCGTCGAGCGTCGGCATGGCGTTTCTGATTTCAGTGGTCGCGGTGACGGCGCTGGTCGTTGTGTCGCGTTTACTGGTGCCGAAGGCCTTGTCGTGGGTCGCCCGCTACGGTAGTAGCGAACATCTCACCCTGCTGGTTATATTGATCATTCTGGGCGCAGGGCTGGCGTCGGAAAGTCTGGGGTTGTCTTTAGCGATGGGCGCTTTCATCGCCGGGATAATCATTTCCGACTCGGAATACAGTCATCAAATATTTTTGGACATCCTTCCCCTGCGGGATTATTTCAGCGCAATTTTCTTTATCTCCATAGGCATGTTGCTGAACCTGTCCATATTCATTGAATCAGGAACTTTGATATTTACTTTACTGGCGGCTTTGGTCGTGGTGAAGATCGCCGGCGCATTTCTTTCGGCAGTCGTGACAAAGAATTCCTCGAGGATTTCTTTTGTCGTTGGTTTGCGTCTTGCGCAAGCGGGAGAGTTCTCTCTTGTGCTTGCGAAAATTGCGTTGGATGAAGGCATTTTCGAGGCGTCTCAATACCAGATTTTTCTGATCGTGTCGACGCTCAGCATGCTGATTGCGCCTCTACTTATTCAGGGTTCTTCCAAATGGTCGCTTCGCCTTTTTGGAGCCGGAGACGAAACTGCGGAAGGTCCTAAAAAATCTTCAGGCAGTTTGAAAGATCATGTCATCGTCGTTGGCTACGGTCATGGAGGTCAAAACCTTTCGAAGGTATTGAACGAGATTCAGATTCCATTTCAAATCATCGAGTTGGACGGGGAGTCGGTGCGGCGCGCGCTCATTGAAAATTTCAAGGTGCTGTACGGCGATTCGACGCGCGCGAATATTCTGGTGCAGGCTGGGATCATGCGCGCAAAAGCAATTGTGTTTGCGATCTCTGATTTTCAGGCGACCGAGCAGGGAATCAAATTGTCGAGAAAACTGAATCCCGATATCCATATTCTGGTTCGCACCCGATTTGCGAGGGAGGTGGAAGAATTGACGAACGCGGGGGCGGATCAAGTGATCGCCGAGGAGTTTGAAACCTCCATTGAAATTTTCAGTCGCGTGCTGAGAGAGTTCAAGATCCCCAGTAATGTGATCGAGCAACAAATTGAACTGGTGCGCATGGAAGGCTATGGAATGTTCCGCGGTATCTCTCTCGACGCGGAGAATCTCCGGAAATTTTCGACCTACCTTACAGCCACCCTGACCGAATCGTATCAAGTCTCAGGCGAATGCTGGGCCAACGGTAAAACGGTTGAAGCCTTGCACTTGAAGGCTCTTAGTGGAGCGCAGTTGATCGCAGTCGTTCGAGGCAATGAAGTGACCGCCGATCCAGACGCCGCGTTCAGTGTTGTAGCTGGCGATGTTTTGGTTTTATTTGGACGTCACGCTTCATTGGTCAAAGCCAGGAAGATCATTGAAATCGGCGACGGCGCCTGTGAAAAATCTTAA
- a CDS encoding DUF3365 domain-containing protein has protein sequence MPERVHTLLKTLYFLFLFFTFLPSAQANSVEKGVLPAVTAEYIHSIIEANRTIYTEVIVERLGAAIALPATENWEKDNALMLPAQFLLASSQHANSKNIGMTYRLLSLWPINPKNGPKTDFETNGLKQVALKPETPFAQVITMEGKSFFQVIYPDKGVSKACVNCHNQHSKSPRTDFNLGDVMGGIIINLPISKPDASSLIPPEVVADYIHSILESARAVYATYIVDRLQQKKIAFASEQWWEDNTLLLPAQFLLDSSDLIAHKKLPLDFNLISQWPINPAHGPANEFERTGLKYVNQNKVRPFIGKTQVGTQDFFKVVYPDFAVAPSCVDCHNKHPNSPRNDFKLGDVMGGISLSFPVQTGE, from the coding sequence ATGCCGGAACGAGTTCATACGCTCCTCAAAACTTTATATTTCCTGTTTCTCTTTTTTACTTTTCTACCGAGCGCCCAGGCCAATTCAGTAGAAAAAGGAGTTCTTCCAGCCGTTACGGCGGAATACATTCACTCCATCATCGAAGCGAACCGTACCATCTACACGGAAGTGATCGTTGAAAGACTGGGCGCCGCCATCGCTTTGCCCGCAACCGAAAATTGGGAAAAAGATAATGCATTGATGCTTCCCGCCCAATTTTTACTCGCATCATCCCAACACGCCAACAGCAAGAATATCGGGATGACCTACCGTTTGCTCAGTCTGTGGCCCATCAATCCCAAAAATGGACCTAAAACAGATTTTGAAACTAACGGACTCAAACAAGTAGCTCTGAAACCCGAGACGCCTTTCGCGCAAGTGATCACGATGGAAGGTAAAAGCTTCTTCCAGGTCATTTATCCTGATAAAGGGGTGAGCAAGGCCTGCGTCAACTGTCATAACCAGCACAGCAAAAGTCCCCGAACCGATTTCAACCTAGGCGACGTCATGGGCGGCATCATCATCAATCTGCCCATCAGCAAGCCGGACGCTTCCAGCCTGATCCCGCCGGAAGTCGTTGCGGATTACATCCATTCAATATTAGAGTCGGCTCGCGCCGTCTACGCAACGTATATAGTTGACCGCCTGCAGCAGAAAAAAATCGCTTTCGCATCCGAGCAATGGTGGGAAGACAACACCCTGCTTCTGCCCGCACAGTTCCTTCTTGATTCATCTGATCTGATCGCCCATAAAAAACTACCTCTGGATTTCAATTTGATCAGCCAATGGCCTATCAATCCTGCTCACGGCCCTGCCAATGAGTTCGAACGGACGGGACTCAAATACGTCAATCAAAACAAGGTTCGGCCCTTCATTGGCAAAACCCAAGTGGGAACGCAGGATTTTTTCAAAGTGGTGTACCCGGACTTTGCAGTCGCTCCGTCATGCGTCGACTGCCACAACAAACATCCAAACAGTCCGCGCAATGATTTCAAGTTGGGAGATGTAATGGGTGGGATCTCACTCTCGTTTCCCGTACAAACCGGAGAATGA
- a CDS encoding 6-carboxytetrahydropterin synthase, producing the protein MYDVNIKTQFSAAHQLKYFDGKYENLHGHNWTVFVTVTAKELDAIGLGVDFVELKKWTNECIEKLDYKNLNEVEPFTEMNPSAENIARWIFFSLKTTVNNENVTLKRVEVREFEECGAAYYE; encoded by the coding sequence ATGTACGATGTGAATATCAAAACTCAGTTTTCAGCGGCGCATCAATTAAAATATTTCGACGGCAAGTATGAGAATCTTCATGGTCACAACTGGACGGTTTTCGTTACCGTAACGGCTAAGGAACTGGACGCTATTGGCCTGGGGGTCGATTTTGTAGAATTGAAGAAGTGGACGAATGAGTGTATAGAAAAACTGGACTACAAGAATCTCAACGAGGTGGAGCCTTTCACCGAAATGAATCCTTCTGCGGAGAATATTGCGCGCTGGATTTTTTTCTCCCTCAAAACGACGGTCAATAATGAGAATGTGACTTTGAAACGGGTGGAAGTGCGAGAGTTCGAAGAATGTGGAGCGGCTTATTATGAATGA
- the bioA gene encoding adenosylmethionine--8-amino-7-oxononanoate transaminase: MTMQENNDSPELRQDRQHVWHPCTPLRDHENLPPLLIDSADGIYLKDANGARYMDLISSWWVNLFGHNHPKINEAIEDQLKRFAHVMFAGITHRPATRLAERLVEHTPPNLTRVFFSDNGSTSIEVALKMSLQYWKQRGKPEKKRFLYLKGAYHGETLGALSVCGIPLFREKFEDVLHENIEVEGPDCFRCPYGLKRESCNAECFEPFEKALEEHAEQTAGAALEPLVQGAAGMKMYPPVYLKKLQAACDKAGVHTIFDEIAVGFGRTGSLFVCGAHELQPTFLCLSKGLTSGYLPLAATLTSEEIHSAFDGGFETLNWFAHSHSYTANPLACSAANASLDLFGEEGFWESLQSKVEAIGRGGERLQDLPWCGEFRQTGMIAAVELVQSKDGKIAFPFKERIGYKIYAEGLKRGVFMRPLGNVLYFMPPYIITVGEIERMVEIARDSIVAALRT; encoded by the coding sequence ATGACCATGCAGGAAAATAACGACAGCCCTGAATTGCGGCAGGATCGCCAGCATGTCTGGCATCCCTGCACGCCTTTACGAGACCATGAAAATCTGCCGCCTCTGCTGATCGATAGCGCCGACGGGATTTATCTGAAAGACGCGAACGGTGCGCGTTACATGGACCTCATTTCGTCTTGGTGGGTCAATCTGTTTGGACACAATCATCCCAAAATCAATGAGGCGATTGAAGATCAGTTGAAACGCTTTGCGCATGTCATGTTTGCCGGGATCACTCACCGTCCGGCCACACGCCTTGCCGAGCGGCTGGTGGAACACACGCCGCCGAATTTAACGCGGGTTTTCTTTTCGGACAATGGTTCCACATCGATCGAAGTGGCGCTCAAGATGAGTTTGCAATACTGGAAACAAAGGGGCAAGCCGGAGAAGAAGCGATTTCTCTATTTGAAGGGCGCCTATCACGGCGAGACCCTGGGCGCCTTGTCGGTCTGCGGCATCCCTTTGTTTCGCGAAAAATTTGAAGACGTTCTGCATGAGAATATCGAAGTGGAAGGGCCGGATTGTTTTCGCTGTCCTTATGGCTTGAAGCGGGAGAGTTGCAACGCCGAGTGTTTTGAGCCTTTTGAAAAAGCGCTGGAAGAACATGCGGAACAGACGGCAGGGGCGGCGCTGGAGCCTTTGGTGCAAGGAGCGGCGGGTATGAAGATGTATCCGCCGGTCTATCTGAAAAAACTTCAGGCGGCTTGCGACAAAGCGGGAGTGCACACGATCTTCGACGAAATTGCAGTTGGTTTCGGGCGCACCGGATCCTTGTTTGTGTGCGGCGCTCATGAATTGCAACCGACCTTCCTTTGCCTTTCAAAAGGGTTGACCTCGGGCTATCTGCCGCTGGCGGCGACCTTGACAAGCGAAGAAATTCATTCGGCCTTTGACGGCGGCTTTGAGACTTTGAACTGGTTCGCGCACAGCCACAGTTACACGGCGAACCCCTTGGCTTGTAGCGCGGCTAATGCCAGTTTGGATTTGTTTGGCGAGGAAGGTTTCTGGGAGTCCTTGCAATCGAAGGTCGAAGCGATTGGCAGAGGCGGTGAACGCTTACAGGATTTGCCCTGGTGTGGAGAATTTCGCCAGACCGGAATGATTGCGGCGGTGGAACTGGTTCAATCCAAAGACGGGAAGATTGCGTTTCCTTTTAAAGAACGTATTGGCTATAAAATTTATGCGGAGGGACTCAAGCGAGGGGTCTTCATGCGACCCTTGGGAAATGTTCTGTATTTCATGCCGCCGTATATCATAACGGTGGGAGAGATCGAACGAATGGTGGAAATTGCTCGCGACAGCATTGTTGCGGCATTACGAACTTAG
- a CDS encoding FAD-dependent oxidoreductase: MKPDYDIVIVGAGVIGYSIAFRLMQNDPGLSLAVVGDPANSLMASRAAAGMLAPYGECEKADAFFEFCRESLNKYPAFIQSLEEKSGQSVYFSQAGSVMPESQFGERWDERIRFFEDQNIAYQVWDKATVRSRLPGLSENCGRVIWTPEAQVNNRQMHDALKTASVKAGVHTLWENVTGFRLLKDRIESAITDNGEIVGRKIVIAAGSWSPQLGKILGVSVPLKPIKGQMCRLAVEDDALGYTVHGKMTYIAPWREGFGFVVGSTMEDRGYDPSVESDVIQDLIERASQILPCLSRAPLLETWTGLRPAPQDMSPIMGRSARYENLYYSTGHYRNGILQTPNQSDYLADTILKSNPVEIPEFSPARYDL, encoded by the coding sequence ATGAAACCTGATTACGACATTGTCATCGTTGGCGCGGGCGTCATCGGCTACAGCATTGCGTTTCGCCTGATGCAGAACGATCCGGGCTTATCCCTTGCGGTGGTAGGCGACCCGGCTAATTCCCTGATGGCGTCGCGTGCGGCGGCGGGAATGCTGGCTCCCTATGGCGAATGCGAAAAGGCGGACGCTTTTTTTGAATTTTGCAGGGAATCTTTGAATAAATACCCGGCATTCATTCAGTCGCTGGAGGAGAAAAGCGGTCAATCCGTTTATTTTTCTCAGGCGGGGTCAGTGATGCCGGAATCTCAGTTCGGCGAGCGCTGGGATGAACGCATCCGTTTTTTTGAAGATCAGAATATTGCGTATCAGGTATGGGACAAGGCGACGGTGCGCTCCCGACTTCCCGGCTTGTCTGAAAACTGCGGTCGCGTGATCTGGACGCCGGAGGCTCAGGTCAACAACCGGCAGATGCACGATGCCCTGAAAACGGCTTCGGTCAAGGCCGGAGTTCATACGTTGTGGGAGAACGTGACTGGATTCCGACTTTTAAAAGACAGGATCGAATCGGCGATCACGGATAATGGCGAAATTGTCGGCAGAAAAATTGTGATCGCCGCTGGCAGTTGGTCGCCGCAACTGGGAAAAATTCTGGGCGTTTCAGTGCCCTTGAAACCGATCAAGGGGCAGATGTGCCGATTGGCTGTGGAAGACGATGCTCTGGGCTACACGGTGCATGGCAAGATGACCTACATCGCCCCCTGGCGCGAAGGTTTTGGTTTCGTTGTGGGATCGACCATGGAAGACCGGGGCTATGATCCTTCGGTGGAGTCCGACGTCATTCAAGACCTCATTGAAAGAGCGTCGCAGATACTGCCTTGTTTGAGCCGCGCTCCCTTGCTGGAAACCTGGACGGGATTGCGTCCGGCGCCGCAAGACATGTCCCCTATCATGGGGCGAAGCGCGCGTTACGAAAATCTTTATTATTCCACCGGTCATTACCGCAACGGTATTTTGCAGACGCCGAACCAGTCGGATTACCTTGCGGATACGATCCTGAAATCGAACCCCGTCGAGATTCCAGAATTTTCTCCAGCGCGTTATGATCTTTAA
- a CDS encoding glycosyltransferase family 2 protein, with translation MSSIDITLVITNWNGASLLRECLPSILRAVQFDSKRSYEIMVIDDCSSDDSLQILEQEFPQVRRERTPRNLGFQGANNYAVELANSPLVFPMNNDVKLHEESLFHLAEHFFEKNDDGLLFAVSGKFYGFDETTFLYGNRGGRFHEGHFFLYEKPAEDTSQTLFACGAGFLVNRQRYLELGGFDSLYHPLYYEEIDMSYRALKRGWRVEYEPRSIAYHKVQATITQQEKRKQIGYISGRNNYLFLWKNILDRGMTAAFLVYTPLYLLRDLCRFKFRFWICFYMALKRIGPALEGRRKEREARLPVSDKEALQRINAQSPTAPKP, from the coding sequence ATGAGTTCCATTGATATCACCCTCGTCATCACCAATTGGAACGGGGCCAGTCTCCTCCGGGAATGCCTGCCCTCGATACTCCGGGCCGTGCAGTTCGACTCGAAACGCTCCTATGAAATCATGGTCATCGATGATTGCAGTTCCGATGACAGCTTGCAGATTCTCGAACAGGAATTCCCGCAAGTCCGCAGAGAACGCACGCCGCGCAACCTCGGATTTCAAGGGGCGAATAATTATGCGGTCGAACTGGCCAATTCGCCTCTCGTCTTCCCGATGAACAACGACGTCAAATTGCATGAAGAATCTCTGTTCCATCTGGCCGAGCATTTTTTTGAGAAGAACGACGATGGTCTTCTGTTCGCCGTCAGCGGCAAATTCTACGGCTTCGATGAGACGACCTTCCTATACGGAAACCGGGGCGGACGATTCCACGAAGGACATTTCTTCCTCTATGAAAAACCTGCAGAAGACACAAGCCAGACCCTGTTCGCCTGCGGAGCGGGCTTTCTGGTCAATCGTCAACGCTATCTGGAACTGGGAGGATTCGATTCGCTCTACCACCCTCTCTATTACGAAGAGATCGACATGTCTTATCGCGCCTTGAAACGCGGCTGGAGGGTGGAATACGAACCGCGATCCATCGCATACCACAAAGTGCAGGCCACCATCACCCAACAAGAGAAACGCAAACAAATCGGCTATATTTCCGGCAGAAACAATTACCTGTTCCTCTGGAAGAACATTCTGGATCGGGGAATGACCGCCGCCTTCCTCGTCTACACGCCGCTCTATTTATTACGCGACCTGTGCCGCTTCAAGTTCCGCTTCTGGATCTGCTTTTACATGGCCTTGAAACGCATCGGACCGGCTCTTGAAGGGCGTCGCAAAGAACGCGAGGCGCGACTCCCGGTTTCAGATAAAGAAGCCCTGCAACGCATCAACGCTCAATCTCCCACAGCGCCAAAACCATGA
- a CDS encoding FMN-binding protein, which produces MKAFFITGFQRKAAACLLILAAIVFMKTPLGAEEEEFSLQVYLSKKQALELAFPGADSIEKKKIWLTEAQREAISTISLLKVDDRRMDFYIGMKSGKAMGYMVIENIIGKSFPITFMIVMNVDGTVRDVEIMVYREPRGYEVRSESFMSQFFGRDAEFDYREINSITGATLSVRAITKGVRKATASFKVLFLDSSPAR; this is translated from the coding sequence ATGAAAGCATTTTTTATAACTGGGTTTCAACGGAAAGCCGCCGCCTGTCTGCTGATTCTGGCGGCGATTGTATTTATGAAGACGCCTTTGGGCGCGGAAGAGGAAGAGTTCTCTCTTCAGGTCTACCTCAGCAAGAAACAGGCTTTGGAACTTGCCTTTCCCGGCGCGGACTCGATTGAAAAAAAGAAAATCTGGCTCACTGAAGCGCAACGCGAGGCGATCAGTACAATTTCCTTGCTGAAGGTAGACGACAGGCGCATGGATTTTTATATCGGAATGAAATCGGGTAAGGCCATGGGCTACATGGTGATTGAGAATATCATTGGCAAGTCTTTTCCGATCACCTTCATGATTGTGATGAATGTGGACGGCACGGTGCGCGACGTTGAAATCATGGTCTACCGTGAACCGCGCGGCTATGAAGTACGTTCTGAATCGTTCATGAGTCAGTTCTTTGGTCGCGACGCCGAGTTCGACTATCGGGAAATCAATTCGATCACCGGCGCTACCTTGTCGGTTCGAGCTATAACGAAGGGGGTTCGCAAAGCCACGGCGTCCTTCAAGGTTCTTTTTCTTGACTCCTCGCCTGCTCGCTGA
- a CDS encoding EAL domain-containing protein codes for MSRDILESVLKNEFEVYFQPQVDEKMELVGLEALARWRRAGTEWAPPSRFIPIAEESGSIIALGNWIFSKACHSMRSFQTDFFTNDISLSVNFSTRQLESSRLPGFIGGLLAKADLPPWRLTVEITESRVVENFEAIVACLHELRSMGIRVALDDFGVGHSSLSRLAELPVDIIKIDARFTRNLPRPSACLMFDGIVKIARDFKLNIVVEGVETWEQRNFLLQYAPLSLQGYLLGKPMGLETLKEFLTKDEMTVHPESNYNY; via the coding sequence ATGTCCAGAGACATTCTGGAATCTGTCTTAAAAAATGAATTCGAAGTGTATTTCCAGCCTCAGGTCGACGAAAAGATGGAATTGGTGGGTTTGGAGGCCCTGGCCCGCTGGCGCCGCGCCGGCACTGAATGGGCGCCTCCTTCTCGCTTCATACCGATTGCTGAAGAATCAGGTTCTATCATTGCGCTGGGAAACTGGATTTTTTCCAAAGCCTGTCATTCAATGCGTTCCTTTCAAACAGATTTCTTTACAAATGACATTTCTCTTTCGGTAAATTTTTCTACCAGGCAATTGGAATCTTCCCGATTGCCCGGCTTTATTGGCGGTCTGCTTGCAAAGGCCGACTTGCCTCCATGGCGTTTGACGGTTGAGATTACGGAATCCAGAGTCGTTGAAAATTTTGAGGCGATTGTTGCTTGTTTGCATGAATTGCGATCCATGGGCATTCGGGTCGCGCTGGATGATTTTGGCGTGGGGCATTCATCTTTGAGTCGCCTTGCGGAGTTGCCTGTCGATATTATTAAAATAGACGCGCGTTTCACTCGGAATCTTCCTCGACCTTCGGCATGTTTGATGTTTGACGGCATTGTGAAAATAGCCCGGGATTTTAAACTGAATATCGTTGTTGAAGGCGTTGAAACCTGGGAGCAGAGAAATTTTTTACTGCAATACGCTCCGTTGTCGCTTCAAGGTTATCTATTGGGAAAGCCGATGGGGCTAGAGACTTTAAAGGAATTTTTAACGAAAGATGAGATGACGGTTCATCCAGAGTCCAATTATAATTATTAA
- a CDS encoding DUF2325 domain-containing protein, translating to MTIAVLGGLDRLKRAYEKKGKEMGVDIRVFSQRSPNMAQRLSQVNGMVIFTGTVAHRMVNEALKAAKQNSIPVERSHSSGMTSFSNSLQGFVGM from the coding sequence ATGACAATTGCTGTTTTAGGTGGTTTGGACCGATTGAAACGAGCTTACGAAAAGAAGGGGAAAGAAATGGGCGTGGACATTCGCGTGTTCAGCCAGCGTTCCCCCAATATGGCGCAGAGATTGAGCCAGGTCAATGGGATGGTTATTTTCACGGGCACCGTCGCTCATCGCATGGTGAACGAAGCCTTGAAAGCGGCGAAGCAGAATTCCATTCCTGTGGAGCGCAGTCACTCCAGCGGGATGACCTCGTTTTCGAACAGTTTGCAGGGTTTTGTTGGCATGTAG
- a CDS encoding transcriptional repressor: MKTFLQTQEHFTAEQIHQIVLSHDSAIGIATVYRTMALLVEAGLAKEISQMGEKKMFESIYRKSHHDHLICTVCGRIVEFEHPLIEKYQREVCLAHDFLLNSHLMELRGICSSCR; this comes from the coding sequence TTGAAAACTTTTTTACAAACACAGGAACACTTCACCGCAGAGCAAATTCATCAAATTGTCTTGAGTCATGATTCTGCGATAGGGATCGCAACCGTCTACCGCACGATGGCTTTGCTTGTGGAGGCCGGACTGGCTAAGGAAATTTCACAAATGGGCGAGAAAAAAATGTTTGAATCGATCTACAGGAAGAGTCACCACGATCATTTGATTTGCACCGTGTGCGGTCGCATTGTGGAATTTGAGCACCCGCTCATCGAGAAGTACCAGCGCGAGGTTTGCCTGGCTCACGATTTCCTGCTCAATTCTCACTTGATGGAACTAAGGGGAATTTGTTCCAGTTGTCGGTGA
- the bfr gene encoding bacterioferritin gives MKGDAKVIDGLNDILMGELTAINMYYIHYKMMENWGYDKLAEHSRSESMGEMKHADQLIERILFLEGIPNMSRYDEILVGDDCETQLKNQYTLETGHVTRTKEVIRQAMDANDFVTKEILDKILEDSEDSCDWLETQFSRIKDIGIQNYLAEHM, from the coding sequence ATGAAAGGTGATGCAAAAGTTATTGACGGTCTGAATGATATTCTAATGGGTGAATTGACGGCCATCAATATGTATTACATCCATTACAAGATGATGGAAAACTGGGGCTATGACAAACTGGCCGAGCATTCCCGAAGCGAGTCGATGGGCGAAATGAAGCATGCCGATCAACTGATCGAGCGCATTCTGTTTCTGGAGGGCATTCCCAACATGTCGCGTTATGATGAGATTCTGGTTGGCGATGATTGTGAGACGCAATTAAAAAATCAATACACGCTGGAAACGGGGCACGTTACGCGAACGAAAGAAGTGATCCGGCAGGCGATGGATGCGAATGATTTCGTAACAAAAGAAATACTGGATAAGATTCTGGAAGACAGTGAAGACAGTTGCGATTGGCTGGAAACGCAGTTCAGTCGTATCAAAGACATTGGTATTCAGAATTATCTGGCGGAACATATGTAA
- the map gene encoding type I methionyl aminopeptidase, giving the protein MIHIKSDEEVELMRQTCALAAEVLLMIEPYVKPGVTTNKLDQICHDYIIEHGATPSPLNYRGFPKSICASINEEICHGIPSDRTLRNGDVVNLDITTYLNGYHGDTSRTFFVGSPRKRTSRLVEVCRDALGLGIEQVKPGARLGDIGATIQQFVEKHDYTVVREFCGHGIGKNFHEEPQVLHYGRFGEGLELKKNMIFTIEPMVNEGKPDLRILADKWTAVTQDGSTSVQFEHTIHVTETGYDVLTRLDGRTPF; this is encoded by the coding sequence ATGATACATATTAAATCAGATGAAGAAGTCGAATTGATGCGGCAAACCTGCGCGCTGGCGGCGGAGGTTTTGTTGATGATCGAACCCTATGTCAAGCCGGGCGTGACCACGAACAAGCTGGATCAGATCTGTCATGATTATATCATCGAGCATGGGGCGACGCCTTCTCCGCTCAATTACCGGGGCTTTCCAAAAAGTATCTGCGCATCTATCAACGAAGAAATCTGCCACGGCATTCCAAGCGATCGAACTCTGCGCAACGGGGATGTGGTCAACCTGGACATCACCACCTATTTGAACGGGTATCACGGCGACACCAGCCGCACTTTCTTTGTCGGCTCGCCGCGCAAGCGCACCTCCCGACTGGTCGAAGTCTGTCGCGATGCTCTCGGGCTTGGCATCGAGCAGGTCAAACCCGGCGCCCGACTGGGGGATATTGGCGCGACCATTCAGCAATTCGTCGAGAAGCACGATTACACCGTAGTGCGCGAATTCTGTGGGCATGGCATCGGCAAGAATTTTCACGAAGAGCCGCAGGTTCTGCATTACGGACGCTTTGGCGAGGGACTCGAACTGAAGAAGAACATGATTTTCACCATTGAACCGATGGTGAATGAAGGCAAGCCAGACCTTCGCATTCTCGCCGATAAATGGACTGCGGTCACTCAAGACGGTTCTACCTCGGTGCAATTCGAACACACCATCCACGTGACAGAAACCGGGTACGACGTATTGACGCGACTCGACGGACGCACTCCCTTCTGA